In the Pseudonocardia cypriaca genome, one interval contains:
- the leuC gene encoding 3-isopropylmalate dehydratase large subunit has protein sequence MGRTLAEKVWDQHLVRKGEGQEPDLLYIDLHLVHEVTSPQAFDGLRLAGRPVRRPDLTVATEDHNVPTTDVELPIADPVSRTQVETLRKNCAEFGVPLYPMNHAEQGIVHVVGPQLGLTQPGLTVVCGDSHTSTHGAFGAMAFGIGTSEVEHVLATQTLPLKRFKTMAINVNSEDGTLRPGVTSKDVVLAIIAQIGTGGGQGYVLEYRGNVIENLSMEARMTICNMSIEAGARAGMIAPDETTFEYLKGRDRAPKGDQWDEAVAAWRELRTDDDAVFDAEVDIDADALTPFVTWGTNPGQGLPLGERVPDPAQIVDENERVAAEKALTYMGLEPGTPLRDIRVDTVFVGSCTNGRMEDLRAAADIIKGRKVADGVRMLVVPGSMRVRFQAESEGLDEVFRAAGAEWRSAGCSMCLGMNPDQLAPGERSASTSNRNFEGRQGKGGRTHLVSPLVAAATAVRGTLSSPEDLA, from the coding sequence GTGGGACGCACGCTGGCCGAGAAGGTCTGGGACCAGCACCTGGTCCGCAAGGGAGAGGGGCAGGAGCCCGATCTCCTCTACATCGACCTGCACCTGGTGCACGAGGTCACCAGCCCGCAGGCGTTCGACGGGCTGCGGCTCGCCGGCCGTCCCGTGCGCAGGCCGGACCTCACGGTCGCCACCGAGGACCACAACGTCCCCACCACCGACGTCGAGCTGCCCATCGCCGACCCGGTGTCGCGCACCCAGGTGGAGACGCTGCGCAAGAACTGCGCCGAGTTCGGCGTACCGCTCTACCCGATGAACCACGCGGAGCAGGGCATCGTGCACGTCGTCGGGCCGCAGCTGGGGCTCACCCAGCCGGGTCTCACGGTCGTCTGCGGCGACAGCCACACCTCCACGCACGGCGCGTTCGGCGCGATGGCGTTCGGCATCGGGACGTCCGAGGTGGAGCACGTGCTCGCCACCCAGACGCTGCCGCTCAAGCGGTTCAAGACCATGGCGATCAACGTCAACTCGGAGGACGGGACGCTCCGTCCTGGCGTCACGAGCAAGGACGTGGTCCTGGCGATCATCGCCCAGATCGGCACCGGCGGCGGCCAGGGCTACGTGCTGGAGTACCGCGGCAACGTCATCGAGAACCTCTCGATGGAGGCCCGGATGACGATCTGCAACATGTCGATCGAGGCGGGCGCCCGCGCCGGCATGATCGCGCCGGACGAGACGACCTTCGAGTACCTGAAGGGCCGCGACCGCGCGCCGAAGGGCGACCAGTGGGACGAGGCCGTCGCCGCGTGGCGCGAGCTGCGCACCGACGACGACGCGGTGTTCGACGCCGAGGTGGACATCGACGCCGACGCCCTCACCCCGTTCGTCACCTGGGGCACCAACCCAGGGCAGGGCCTCCCGCTCGGCGAGCGGGTGCCGGACCCGGCGCAGATCGTCGACGAGAACGAGCGCGTGGCCGCCGAGAAGGCGCTGACCTACATGGGCCTGGAGCCGGGCACCCCGTTGCGGGACATCCGCGTGGACACCGTGTTCGTCGGCTCCTGCACCAACGGCCGGATGGAGGACCTCCGCGCGGCCGCCGACATCATCAAGGGCCGCAAGGTCGCCGACGGGGTCCGGATGCTGGTCGTCCCCGGGTCGATGCGGGTGCGGTTCCAGGCCGAGTCCGAGGGCCTCGACGAGGTGTTCAGGGCCGCGGGCGCCGAGTGGCGCTCGGCGGGCTGCTCGATGTGCCTCGGCATGAACCCCGACCAGCTCGCGCCCGGTGAGCGCAGCGCGTCCACGTCCAACCGCAACTTCGAGGGCCGCCAGGGCAAGGGCGGCCGCACGCACCTGGTGTCCCCGCTGGTGGCCGCGGCCACGGCGGTGCGCGGCACCCTGAGCAGCCCGGAGGACCTGGCCTGA
- the leuD gene encoding 3-isopropylmalate dehydratase small subunit, whose translation MEAFRTHTGIGVPLRRSNVDTDQIIPAVYLKRVTRTGFQDGLFSAWRNDESFILNQEPFSRGSVLVAGPDFGTGSSREHAVWALMDYGFRVVISSRFADIFRGNSAKQGLLAAQVAQPDVELLWKLLENEPGVEVTVDLEEKVVQARDLTVPFQIDDYTRWRLLEGLDDIGLTLRHVDAISEYEARRPARLPTTAQV comes from the coding sequence ATGGAAGCCTTCCGCACCCACACCGGCATCGGCGTGCCGCTGCGCCGCTCCAACGTCGACACCGACCAGATCATCCCGGCCGTCTACCTCAAGCGGGTCACGCGCACCGGCTTCCAGGACGGGCTGTTCTCGGCCTGGCGGAACGACGAGTCGTTCATCCTGAACCAGGAGCCGTTCTCCCGCGGGTCCGTGCTGGTCGCAGGGCCGGACTTCGGCACGGGCTCCTCCCGTGAGCACGCCGTCTGGGCGCTCATGGACTACGGGTTCCGCGTGGTCATCTCCTCCCGGTTCGCCGACATCTTCCGCGGCAACTCGGCCAAGCAGGGCCTGCTCGCGGCGCAGGTCGCGCAGCCCGACGTCGAGCTGCTGTGGAAGCTGCTGGAGAACGAGCCGGGCGTCGAGGTCACGGTCGACCTCGAGGAGAAGGTCGTGCAGGCGCGCGACCTCACGGTCCCGTTCCAGATCGACGACTACACCCGCTGGCGGCTGCTGGAGGGCCTGGACGACATCGGGCTCACCCTGCGCCACGTCGACGCGATCAGCGAGTACGAGGCCAGGCGTCCGGCGCGGCTGCCCACCACCGCCCAGGTGTGA
- a CDS encoding HU family DNA-binding protein, translating to MNKTQLVDALAERLGDRRTAAAAVDGLLETIVDRVRSGEQVALTGFGVFEGRARAARTARNPRTGVAVAVPATTVPAFRPGAGFRAAVGSAAQSNGSAPASVVAEPATEAPVKNGKNGKAAKGGKAKEDKAGGGKGAKAKKAKSKK from the coding sequence ATGAACAAGACGCAGCTCGTGGACGCGCTCGCCGAGCGCCTCGGAGACCGGCGCACCGCGGCGGCGGCCGTCGACGGTCTGCTCGAGACGATCGTCGACCGGGTCCGCTCCGGTGAGCAGGTTGCGCTCACCGGGTTCGGGGTCTTCGAGGGTCGTGCGCGTGCTGCCCGCACCGCCCGCAACCCGCGCACGGGCGTCGCGGTTGCGGTGCCGGCCACCACCGTGCCGGCCTTCCGGCCCGGGGCCGGGTTCCGCGCAGCGGTCGGGTCGGCCGCGCAGTCGAACGGCTCCGCGCCCGCGTCGGTCGTTGCCGAGCCCGCCACCGAGGCGCCGGTCAAGAACGGGAAGAACGGCAAGGCCGCCAAGGGCGGCAAGGCCAAGGAGGACAAGGCCGGCGGCGGCAAGGGCGCGAAGGCGAAGAAGGCCAAGTCGAAGAAGTGA
- a CDS encoding FDLD family class I lanthipeptide, whose amino-acid sequence MPTETLAPADFDLDLEVAEVVESEMSAQKTGVTDICTTIFWPCRK is encoded by the coding sequence ATGCCGACCGAGACGCTCGCACCCGCGGACTTCGACCTGGATCTCGAGGTCGCCGAGGTCGTGGAGTCCGAGATGTCCGCGCAGAAGACCGGCGTGACCGACATCTGCACCACCATCTTCTGGCCCTGCCGGAAGTGA